GTTTCACAGTCCAAACAAAATCTCACGGGATTACCTTACACACGTAAggctgaaaaaatacatttgattgtatttgcccattataacatcattttacgaACAGAATTTGTTGACGTGGCCTAATGTTGTGGcataatacactaggtccccaacttacgaacacaactggttccagacgaccgttcttatgtggaattgttcttaagtaggggaaaagtgAATATTACctattatataggtactacatgtacgtgtatacatatacagtatatgtgtatgtatgtaaatatgagtttggatgcagtagtaatattaaacaaggataattaatgaaaaaaaacaataataaaaatgatataataatacgttatgataaatgttatttacctttgaagaggaggggccgagcatacgtcgttggtggtggtggaggaggaggagttattgaaaaaagggacaaatcgtcgttgttagactcttctaaaagaggtagtgttctgtgggtggtgtcgaATTAAGcagcctattaactcttcataaactttaatcacacgctctgtccgggttgtataatttagctttccatttagctttatctccccagtctTAACTCTTCCTCTGTAGGTCCCATGAGttctaacgctgcctctgtcccattagcagtgtcatagtgccctctactggtcaagcatgtacagtagcagtataaatactgattgagcgactacaaggcaaaataaaataaaatatagaccagtcggcttgtgttcgtatacgcgaatgttcgctagtcgggtgttcgtaagttggggacctagtatACTGTGGCTCCTGTGGTGAAACCAGCCTCCAAAAACTTTGCAGAAAAGGCCTTTATTAAGTTTGGcccattttcttgcatttgtttaaaggggacctattattcAAATTTTCGGGCCTTTCTATTGGGTTCTGGACTCCtctagagcagctacacacgataacccccacagaaagctttctagatcttccagactttGCACcttttcctgcagtgtttcctgcctcctgcGCAAACGTTCTGTGTAATTTACCCCACCCCCGGCAACATATTGACTTTTAACTTTTATTAACTTTTCATCACTATTTGGAATAGTGTCATCCCTGTAGGTTCTAcatatccattcattttttatgccactgttcctcattagggtcacgagggtatgctggaggctatcccagctcacttcgggcaacaggcggggtacgccctggactggtcgccagccaatcccaggCTTCTACATATTAACTCGCATATATACCAACCATTTCCTATTATAATCCAGTGTAGTTCTACCATGGTTGGTGAGTCTAAATTGCTCCTTGTGCACGAATGAAAATCTTCTCCTGCTCTCATCCTCCTCAGGGCTTGAGTCAGATGATTCCTTGGAAGTGAGTTTCAAGGATGCCCTGGTGTTTGACAGCAGTGATCAGGTGACTGATGGCTCTGCTGCAGAGCCGAATGCAGTGTGGCAGCGTAGGTGAGGAACCACACATGGCTCCCTAacaatttttcaataaaatgatTGAATTCCTAATTTGTAACATGTCTTTTGAGGAGTTGGTTCCAGTTGTATTTACATGCATAGTTACATAGAAATTCATTTGTTAGTGTGATCTAAATTAAGTAATTATTTTTGGTTGAATTGTTTTTACCAGGAAAACCTTGCCTGCTGAAATGATTACCAGAAACAATTTCAGCGTGACAAGCATACTGAAGAAATGTATCGGCATGGTGAGTCTTATACTGTAACTGAGTTAAAAGAAAAGctcataacataaaaaaatgtattgcttaAGTAATGGGCAttacacaattcacaatttgcACCATATATCCACATATTGCACCTTTTAGCcgttcattcatttgtttttgtgtaatgAATGTCTACTGTGccgtcacatttttttttccaagaccACAACCTCCTCCTActtctttctgtttttttatttacttcggCAAGAGGATGAGTTTGAAGTTTGTATTGTCTGTCTACTccattgaataataataatggatttgatttATATTGCACATTTTACAAGGTACACAAAGAGCTTCACAGTAAACACATTATTCCTTCACTCATCagtgtagccacagctgccctggggtagactgatggaaacgtggctgccaatttgtgccaccaaacattcacagtcatacaccagtgtgggaaGTACTGGAGGCaatgtgggtgaagtgtcttgcctaAGGCACTTGGACAAGGACACAATAACAGTGACTGGGCTGGAGAATGGAATCGAACAACGtgctctacctcctgaaccCCTGCCACCCCACAATTTCCACTATTGAAATGAACTGAACGATACCGGTGTAATTATGGCACTCAACCAAGATTGGTTTCACTTTTGTTGTGCAAAACGGCAGTCGTTAAGATACAGTGAAGTGAGACAGTTGTTTGGGTGGACACACCCTATTAGTAATCCAATCAGTTGTAACAATGGTCATGGACGCACCTGGAACCAAGTCaagtttatttgttagaggctaaatgattaCATCTTCTTGGAAGGGATGGAAGGACAGAATGTGGGGGAGAGGTGGTGTCacagacctccccctctgttcagagatgtTTTTTCAACCTCGACGaagatggcttccctcactcctctttcaaaccatctgtcttctctgtccagaatatGCACATTTTCGTCCCCAAAAGAGTGCTGTTTCTCTTCgaggtgcaggtagacagcTGAGTCTTCTCATTTTAACTCATGTGTCAtccacagatactgtatgtactaatGGCTTGGTGGTTCAAGGTGTGTCCATGACCATTGTTACAACTGAATGGATTACTAGTAAGGGTGATTCCACCCAAACGACTGTCGTTGGTAGGCAGGGGCCTCGCTCCACGgtattttaaagggatagttcaaattttttgacatgaagttgtatgacatccccatcagcattgtagtcaaataacagcgacttactccCCCACTTGctccagttctggtcagttttctgtgatgaagaacgtagttgcttagttgctggggacaattaagtaaagagtttggcttctcaaaacaatatgcgatcaaaagattaaaacattggcatcacaaaaatgccttctcaaaaaactcaaacctcacaaaacgcttggcgttatatctgtctcccaccgtatccctgcgcactgtcgcctgtgcattcatgtgaatgtgacaaagacactggcattttcttccgctgtggaacacatacagtacgtaaacaagatggccgcggtgctccgtcgcggaagtagatgcaaTCATCTTCGTCAGATACACatgaatggacaggcgacagtgtgcaggaatatggcgggagacaaatatataacggGAAGTGTTTTGTGAAgtccgatttttttttgtgagaaggcatttttgtgatgcaaatatcTAGACTTTGAGAATGAACTGATGAAccatgcttggatgagaggccaaataTCTTGTAAGACAATCACAACAGTCCAGCTGCCAAcgattcaatgccctgggaatatttgatttgtttctgcATTTAAACTCATGGTCCATAGCTATTTTTAGTTTAGGAatcacatttttgcagcatcATGTGGAACCAAAATAGCTTTAGTGAAATGGATACAGCTTTGCTTTTTGAGACATTGTAGCAAAACAATTTAGTAGACATATGCTGTGAAGTTTGCCTTTGTTTGTTCATGTTCCTTCATTTTATGTTGCTGCAGGAGCTGTCCAAAATAGCCATGCCTGTTGTGTTTAATGAGCCACTGAGCTTCCTTCAGAGAATCTCTGAGTACAtggaacacacacacctcatcCGCAAAGCCTGTGGTTTGTCCAACTCTATAGACCGTATGCAGGTACGATGAAAATGCActccggattttttttttttttttttttaggttttactCAGCTCAGCTTGTCTAAAGTTACGAGGTAAACTTTTTCATtacgtacacggtgcatttgacaagacagagctttAAATGGCGTGTGTTGCGTCTGCTTGcatctaatttggctggtgatataaagtcagttggaaaactttgctcgtagtactgagcgcggtgcttttgaaaaaactacagtgaacaaggctgacagattatttccatgtttgccatcactggatgtttgcatgaatcacccagatcatgaataataaataaataataaacaataaatatagcaacttctgatcaatccatgtcaatgtcagacttcaaataatgtactgattttaagccccacccattttcaGTTAAACCACAACCGCTTCCGTTTTTTTCGCCGCCCACTcagagtacagatacagatacggatacagataatttagatgggtgaacataTACAGATAGtgatgtactcgctcatccctagtaaatatcccatgttaaagcgcggacacctgcggcttataggcaagtgcggcttatatatgtacacattttttttgtgtgcggcttatattcaggtgtgtTTAATAATCCGGAATTTCCGGTATGTCACTCTGTAAATTATGTTTGCGAAAATCTAATTATTGATACATGTCAGGCTGAATCGAAGTGAAATTTCCCATTGTTGAGCTAACACACTGTATGAAATGTAATCTTTAACTCTTTATGTCACCACAACAGATTGTTGCTGCCTTTGCTGTTTCAGCAGTAGCATCTCAATGGGAAAGGACTGGAAAACCATTTAATCCTTTACTGGGGGAGACTTTTGAACTCGTAAGGTACAGGTTTGCGTTTCATATGTTCAAAACTGCATCTTGGTCATGTAAATGatcgtttttgttgttgttttttaagagAGGACGATGGCTACAGATTGATCTCAGAGCAGGTGAGCCACCATCCGCCCATTAGTGCCTTTCACGCAGAGTCTCTGAAGCAAGAGTTTGCTTTTCATGGATCCATTTACCCAAAACTCAAGTTCTGGGGCAAAAGTGTTGAGGCCGAGCCCAAAGGCACCATGACGCTGGAGTTACCGAAGTGAGAATTTGTGAATATACGCCTGCATGCTCACACACTCCCATTTGCTGCTGCATTTTCATTGCTTTTTGAATGTTAGAAAGTGGTATGCATGTGAGGATGCTTTCACTGTTATCTTTGGCCCCAGAATGAAACGTGCTTGAACTCTTATGTTGTTTGACTTTTAACTTTTCAAACTGCTGCAGTGACTTTTCACCAATATTGCCTCCCCACCAACAGTTTATGCAGCGAAGCGCATGCGTGCTGCAAGACCAGAAAGCAATTTTAAAACTCTCCTTATTTCTCAGTACTAATTATCCTTGGTATTTAAACTTCTATTGGGATGCTATTATACGCTATAATACATACATTAAGTAAATTAAACACTATTCAAGACACTGTGAATATCTTTCAGACATAAAGAAGCATACACATGGACAAACCCAATGTGCTGTGTACATAACGTCATCTTAGGAAAGCTTTGGATCGAGCAATACGGGACAGTAGAGATTGTAAACCACAGGTATGGTGACAAATATTTTGCTGTAAGATTGAAAGAATTGTAGATAGCAAGCTTCTGACGTTGTCATTATGACAATAATTCAGCACGGGAGATAAGTGTGTGTTGAACTTCAAACCATGTGGCATGTTTGGGAAAGAGCTGCACAAAGTGGAAGGTCACATACAAGATAGCAGGTAAGATGAAAACACATTTGTCAGTTATCCACAAAAATCTGTTACTGCGTCTTATATGTGTCCCTCCTGTTTCTGAACCAGTAAGAAGAAACGGAGTGTGATTTACGGAAAGTGGACCGAGTGCATGTACAGCGTGGACCCCAAGGTTTATGAAGCACACAAGTCTGACAAGAAGGCGGGAGCAGACTCAAAGAAGCTGAGACAGGTGAGTGCTGTTTTCAATCTCAGCTTGTTACATGGAACAACACCACCTTCAAGAAGGATTTGAGAAGAAGATTGCTGAAATTGCTTTGCTTTCTTTGCCAAAACAATAACATGTGCATGTGAAGTGTTGGCTAATGAGTTACGGATCAAACAGGTCTGATGAATCAGGTTATTCCTTCAGATGTGTCTTATTTGTCTTTGAAATATCCTGtgaattcatttttcttttctttcacaATAACATGCAGTGACAATAGTAGCAGGTAAGGTAAAACATTGTATTTGATATCTGTagtgtgctgctgctgttgtctaGTAAGAGTTATGTCCAAAGTGTAGTGTATGATTAGTTCATTGCCAGCACTAACCCATAATGCCTTGCAATGACATGCATCGTTGCTTGAGAGATGTGTCCAATTTGTGGCAACTGTAGTTCTGTGACACAGCTATTTGCATTATGCATTGTACTATGGGAACCAGCACTGTTTTTCCACACATGGCAGTGTTAGTTATttgtttgtatatactgtatgtgtgtgtgcaggaacATAGTTGTGAAGATGAGAATGCAGTTCTAGAGACTGTTACTGTTATACCAGGAAGTGCCTTACTGTGGAGGATATCACCACGACCTGCTCACTCAGTACAGGTCGGCTTCCTCAGTGCATGTAGacaattgtttattttgtttatacatttgcatcactttGTACATTCCTTAGAGTACAATGTACTTTCAGTCACGTGTATTCATGTGTACTCTCGTACAGATGTATAGCTTTACCAGCTTTGCCATGACACTAAACGAGCTGGAGCCTGGCATGGAGCAACTGTTGGCACCAACTGACTGTCGGCAAAGGCCCGACATCCGAGCCATGGAGAACGGAGACATAGGTACCATCCATCTACATCTTCAGGATGATGTTTGTGTGCTTCCACCCCCTTCTGCAGTCTGATGTCTGTGTATTTGCAGACACAGCAAGTGCAGAGAAAGAGCGTCTTGAGGAGAAGCAGAGGGTTGCACGTAGAGAGCGATCCAGGGACGAAGAGGAGTGGTCAACCAGGTATATCTGCACCGTCTAACTTTCAAGCCCACTAGTTTAACCTCATTCTGTCACATTAAGAACATGTTCTACATGATGTGGAGAAATGAGGCTTGAAAAGACAAGGTATTGCAAAGCAGTATAACCTCTAATCTAATTGTGTATATTAATTCAACACTGTGAGCAAATTGGTCTGTCTTATAACTTAGAATTTCTTATGTTGTCTTGGAAAAATAAAACTACCCAATACCTTTTAAGTTTGATGTGGCGCTCCGAAGTACAGTAGTTGATTGAGCTATGAAAGCTGTAAAAGTCTGAGGGGTCTTCACAGGTTACATAAGGGCTGCACAATGGATCTGAAATAAGTCTTCTTTGAGCAGGTGATTCAGAGGCTCTTACTGCCGCACTGACAAAGCATTCCAACAACATTTTGTTCATTCCCTTTCAGGTGGTTCCAGCTGGGAACAAACCCTCACACAGGAGCAGAGGACTGGCTGTACAAGGGCGGATACTTTGACAGGAACTACGCGGACTGTCCCAACATTTACTGACATAGGAAGATATTCTCACTTTATTTCTTTTGGCACCTCTTGATGGTAGCTTTTGAAGAGAAGATCATCATGTCAGCAACTGTGAATGCCGTCCACAGGAAAGGTTCGAGTAAGTTTACTTACTGTAGATGTTTATCATACGCCCACTACCCTCACCTTTTTGTATGCTCAACTTGTGTTGCTGATGATAACAGTAGTCCACATAGAGGAAATGTTACACACCTTTAAAGGGATTGAAACCACACAAAGCCCCTACTTCTGTTTTAGTTCAGGTACTAATCTATAATGTTACTTGTCGACACACCTCGCATGTGTATTGAGTTGCGTTCAAATATCAGGGGTTAAGTAAACACATGCGCTACTTTTCTATAAACTAAGAGCATTAAAAGCGTATTTTAGTCCACTCTAAACACATCAAGTTTTTCTGTCAGTTGTAGGAAACAGAAAAGAAAGCTGCTTATGCTCAAGTTTACTTGCACAAGAAATTATGTTGTCggtgcattttattgttttcctcGGTATCTCAGATAAGGTGTAGAATATTTGGTGGATGTATCGTCATCAAGCTGGTCTTTTACACCTGTTAAAGCCATACAATGTTTTCTGCactgaggtaaaaaaaatactgtaaatgtattcccATAGTACTTCAAAGCAAAGGGAGTCTGAGCATTTTAAGTTGAACAGAAAGC
Above is a genomic segment from Dunckerocampus dactyliophorus isolate RoL2022-P2 chromosome 1, RoL_Ddac_1.1, whole genome shotgun sequence containing:
- the LOC129192086 gene encoding oxysterol-binding protein-related protein 2-like yields the protein MNSEEEFYDAETGLESDDSLEVSFKDALVFDSSDQVTDGSAAEPNAVWQRRKTLPAEMITRNNFSVTSILKKCIGMELSKIAMPVVFNEPLSFLQRISEYMEHTHLIRKACGLSNSIDRMQIVAAFAVSAVASQWERTGKPFNPLLGETFELVREDDGYRLISEQVSHHPPISAFHAESLKQEFAFHGSIYPKLKFWGKSVEAEPKGTMTLELPKHKEAYTWTNPMCCVHNVILGKLWIEQYGTVEIVNHSTGDKCVLNFKPCGMFGKELHKVEGHIQDSSKKKRSVIYGKWTECMYSVDPKVYEAHKSDKKAGADSKKLRQEHSCEDENAVLETVTVIPGSALLWRISPRPAHSVQMYSFTSFAMTLNELEPGMEQLLAPTDCRQRPDIRAMENGDIDTASAEKERLEEKQRVARRERSRDEEEWSTRWFQLGTNPHTGAEDWLYKGGYFDRNYADCPNIY